Proteins co-encoded in one Bradyrhizobium sp. 170 genomic window:
- a CDS encoding DUF1236 domain-containing protein translates to MKKLFMIAAAASLVATMANAQSTTVETTTGAAGATVRIEPEYRTRIKSYVTEHKIRPVETQERIIVGAKVPTEVELTAVPSDWGPSVTKYRYVYSNNRVMLVDPATRTVVHEID, encoded by the coding sequence ATGAAGAAGCTATTCATGATTGCGGCGGCAGCGTCGCTGGTTGCGACGATGGCCAACGCTCAGAGCACTACCGTCGAGACGACGACCGGAGCCGCTGGCGCGACAGTCCGGATCGAGCCGGAGTATCGCACCCGCATCAAGAGTTACGTCACCGAGCACAAGATCCGTCCGGTGGAAACACAGGAAAGAATCATCGTCGGCGCCAAGGTACCGACCGAGGTCGAACTCACGGCGGTGCCGTCGGATTGGGGCCCGTCAGTGACCAAGTATCGCTACGTCTACTCGAACAATCGCGTGATGCTGGTTGATCCCGCCACCCGCACGGTGGTGCATGAAATCGACTAA
- a CDS encoding DUF1330 domain-containing protein, with the protein MPAYVISEVDDVRDPAGFEAYRTIAAKTIAQYGGRYLVRGGAASVIEGGPPPKTIIVVEFPTMERLREWYASPEYAEALNVRRTALDRRLIFVEGITPV; encoded by the coding sequence ATGCCAGCCTATGTCATTTCCGAAGTGGACGACGTGCGCGACCCAGCAGGCTTCGAGGCCTATCGCACCATCGCCGCGAAAACGATCGCGCAGTATGGCGGCCGCTATCTGGTGCGCGGCGGCGCTGCAAGTGTGATCGAAGGCGGCCCGCCGCCGAAGACCATCATCGTCGTCGAATTTCCGACGATGGAACGTTTGCGCGAATGGTACGCCTCGCCGGAATATGCCGAGGCGCTGAACGTGCGGCGGACTGCACTGGATCGGCGGTTGATCTTCGTTGAAGGCATCACGCCCGTTTGA
- the greA gene encoding transcription elongation factor GreA translates to MSRAFVKETEDVEDLPDRPISDLPNDVTAEGLRRIEEALAEAQAAQAAAQSAGDRAALAGARRDVRYWSARRATAAVIPEPADNSVVRLGHTVTIVREDDRRQTFRIVGEDEADPVRGTISHASPLARALFGKGAGEVVVIAGGEAEILEIR, encoded by the coding sequence ATGAGCCGTGCTTTCGTCAAGGAAACCGAGGACGTCGAGGATCTGCCTGACCGGCCGATCTCCGATCTTCCGAATGACGTGACCGCCGAGGGTCTCCGCCGGATCGAGGAAGCATTGGCCGAGGCCCAAGCGGCCCAGGCTGCAGCGCAATCCGCAGGAGATCGGGCGGCCCTGGCCGGCGCCCGCCGCGATGTCCGTTATTGGAGCGCGCGTCGCGCTACGGCGGCGGTGATCCCGGAGCCCGCGGACAATTCGGTCGTGCGGCTCGGCCACACCGTCACCATCGTGCGCGAGGATGACCGCCGGCAGACGTTCCGGATCGTCGGCGAAGACGAGGCCGATCCTGTGCGCGGGACGATCTCGCACGCATCGCCACTGGCGCGCGCGCTGTTCGGCAAGGGTGCCGGCGAAGTCGTCGTCATCGCCGGAGGCGAAGCGGAGATCCTGGAAATCCGGTGA
- the rplQ gene encoding 50S ribosomal protein L17 — MRHGKVHRKLNRTAEHRNAMFANMCAALIKHEQIVTTLPKAKELRPIVEKLVTLGKKGGLAMRRQAISEMRDKDQVRKLFDTLAPRYKDRQGGYTRIIKAGFRYGDNAPMAVIEFVDRDVDAKGLDSGPVQEKSAEAA; from the coding sequence ATGCGTCACGGCAAGGTTCATCGTAAGCTCAACCGCACCGCCGAGCATCGCAATGCGATGTTCGCCAACATGTGCGCGGCGCTGATCAAGCACGAGCAGATCGTCACCACGCTCCCGAAGGCAAAGGAATTGCGCCCGATCGTCGAGAAGCTGGTCACCCTCGGCAAGAAGGGCGGGCTCGCCATGCGCCGCCAGGCGATCTCCGAGATGCGCGACAAGGACCAGGTCAGGAAGCTGTTCGACACGCTGGCGCCCCGCTACAAGGACCGCCAGGGCGGCTACACCCGCATCATCAAGGCCGGCTTCCGCTACGGCGACAACGCCCCGATGGCCGTGATCGAGTTCGTCGACCGCGACGTCGACGCCAAGGGCCTGGATTCCGGCCCGGTGCAGGAAAAGTCCGCCGAAGCGGCGTAA
- a CDS encoding DNA-directed RNA polymerase subunit alpha, giving the protein MTRRGDKVTIQKNWQELIRPNKLQITPGTDANRFATVVAEPLERGFGQTLGNALRRILLSSLQGAAVQSVHIDGVLHEFSSIAGVREDVTDIVLNIKDIAIKMQGEGPKRMVVKKSGPGAVTAGDIQTVGDVVVLNPDLQICTLDEGAEIRMEFTVASGKGYVAAERNRPEDAPIGLIPVDSLFSPVRKVSYKVENTREGQILDYDKLTMTIETNGAISPEDAVAYAARILQDQLNVFVNFEEPRKEVAQEIIPDLAFNPAFLKKVDELELSVRSANCLKNDNIVYIGDLVQKSEAEMLRTPNFGRKSLNEIKEVLAQMGLHLGMEVPGWPPENIDELAKRFEDHY; this is encoded by the coding sequence TTGACCCGAAGGGGTGACAAAGTGACGATCCAGAAAAATTGGCAAGAACTCATTCGACCGAACAAGCTGCAGATAACGCCGGGCACCGATGCGAACCGGTTTGCCACCGTCGTCGCCGAACCGCTCGAGCGCGGCTTCGGCCAGACGCTCGGTAACGCGCTGCGCCGCATCCTGCTGTCGTCGCTGCAAGGCGCCGCCGTGCAGTCGGTGCACATCGACGGCGTGCTGCACGAGTTCTCCTCGATCGCGGGCGTTCGCGAGGACGTCACCGACATCGTGCTCAACATCAAGGACATCGCGATCAAGATGCAGGGCGAAGGCCCCAAGCGCATGGTCGTGAAGAAGTCGGGCCCGGGCGCCGTCACCGCCGGCGACATCCAGACCGTCGGCGACGTCGTGGTGCTCAATCCCGACCTGCAGATCTGCACGCTGGACGAGGGCGCGGAAATCCGCATGGAGTTCACGGTCGCTTCCGGCAAGGGCTATGTCGCCGCCGAGCGCAACCGGCCTGAGGACGCGCCGATCGGCCTGATCCCGGTCGACAGCCTGTTCTCGCCCGTGCGCAAGGTCTCCTACAAGGTCGAGAACACCCGCGAGGGCCAGATCCTCGACTACGACAAGCTGACCATGACGATTGAGACCAACGGCGCGATCTCGCCGGAGGACGCGGTGGCCTATGCCGCCCGCATCCTGCAGGACCAGCTCAACGTGTTCGTGAACTTCGAAGAGCCGCGCAAGGAAGTGGCGCAGGAGATCATCCCCGATCTCGCCTTCAACCCCGCGTTCCTCAAGAAGGTCGACGAGCTCGAGCTGTCGGTGCGTTCGGCAAACTGCCTGAAGAACGACAACATCGTCTACATCGGCGACCTCGTGCAGAAGTCGGAAGCGGAAATGCTCCGCACCCCGAACTTCGGCCGCAAGTCGCTGAACGAGATCAAGGAAGTGCTGGCCCAGATGGGTCTGCATCTCGGCATGGAAGTGCCGGGCTGGCCGCCGGAGAACATCGACGAACTCGCCAAGCGCTTCGAAGATCACTACTGA
- the rpsK gene encoding 30S ribosomal protein S11 encodes MGKEATRVRRRERKNIASGIAHVNSSFNNTTITITDAQGNTIAWSSAGTMGFKGSRKSTPYAAQVAAEDVSKKAQEHGMRTLEVEVAGPGSGRESALRALQAAGFTVTSIRDVTTIPHNGCRPRKRRRV; translated from the coding sequence ATGGGCAAGGAAGCCACCCGCGTACGCCGTCGCGAACGCAAGAACATCGCCTCGGGCATCGCGCACGTCAATTCGTCGTTCAACAACACGACCATCACCATCACCGATGCGCAGGGCAACACCATTGCCTGGTCCTCGGCCGGCACGATGGGCTTCAAGGGCTCGCGCAAGTCGACCCCCTATGCCGCGCAGGTCGCGGCCGAAGACGTTTCCAAGAAGGCGCAGGAACACGGCATGCGCACGCTGGAAGTGGAAGTTGCCGGTCCGGGTTCGGGCCGTGAATCGGCGCTTCGTGCGCTGCAGGCGGCGGGCTTCACCGTGACGTCGATCCGTGACGTGACGACGATCCCGCACAATGGTTGCCGTCCGCGCAAGCGCCGGCGCGTCTGA
- the rpsM gene encoding 30S ribosomal protein S13, with amino-acid sequence MARIAGVNIPTNKRVLIALQYIHGIGQKNAAEIVEKVKIPVDRRVSQLSDQEVLQIREVIDRDYLVEGDLRRETGINIKRLMDLGCYRGLRHRRGLPVRGQRTHTNARTRKGPAKSIAGKKK; translated from the coding sequence GTGGCCCGTATTGCCGGCGTGAATATCCCGACCAACAAGCGCGTCCTGATCGCGCTCCAGTACATTCATGGTATCGGCCAGAAGAACGCGGCCGAGATCGTCGAGAAGGTCAAGATCCCCGTGGATCGTCGCGTCAGCCAGCTGAGCGACCAGGAAGTCCTGCAGATCCGCGAAGTGATCGACCGTGACTACCTCGTCGAAGGCGATCTTCGCCGTGAGACCGGTATCAACATCAAGCGTCTGATGGACCTCGGCTGCTATCGCGGCCTGCGTCATCGCCGCGGCCTGCCGGTGCGCGGCCAGCGCACCCACACCAATGCGCGCACGCGCAAGGGCCCGGCCAAGTCGATCGCCGGCAAGAAGAAGTAA
- a CDS encoding adenylate kinase gives MRLILLGPPGAGKGTQAQRLVQKYGIVQLSTGEMLRAAVAAQTPVGLQAKDIMASGALVPDEIVIGIISDRLDQPDMKNGFILDGFPRTVPQAAALDELLKKKHIKLDAVVELRVNESALLNRVETRVAEMQARGEEVRIDDTPEVLSKRLANYRAQTEPLIHYYSERRKLLTVDGMMTIEHVTREINRILAAIGAVEPRAARSAAPARKATAATRKTARPAGKKVAKTARKAAKSAPKGRKAASKAVGKASKKAASPAKGRGAGKAKKAAKKTAGKTTAKASKKVTKKRAKR, from the coding sequence ATGAGATTGATCCTTTTGGGTCCGCCGGGCGCGGGTAAGGGGACCCAGGCGCAGCGGCTGGTTCAGAAGTACGGCATCGTCCAGCTCTCGACCGGCGAGATGCTGCGCGCGGCAGTCGCAGCCCAAACGCCGGTGGGCCTGCAGGCCAAGGACATCATGGCCAGTGGCGCGCTGGTGCCGGATGAGATCGTGATCGGGATCATCTCCGACCGTCTCGACCAGCCGGACATGAAGAACGGTTTCATCCTCGACGGCTTTCCGCGCACGGTGCCGCAGGCGGCCGCCCTCGACGAACTCCTGAAGAAGAAGCACATCAAGCTCGACGCCGTGGTCGAATTGCGCGTCAACGAGAGCGCGCTCCTGAACCGCGTCGAGACGCGCGTCGCCGAGATGCAGGCCCGCGGCGAGGAAGTGCGAATCGACGATACCCCGGAGGTGCTGTCGAAGCGGCTGGCCAACTACCGGGCGCAGACCGAGCCCCTGATTCACTATTATTCGGAGCGGCGGAAGCTTCTGACGGTCGACGGAATGATGACCATCGAGCACGTCACCCGCGAGATCAACCGGATCCTGGCCGCGATCGGGGCAGTGGAACCCAGGGCTGCCAGGTCCGCGGCGCCGGCCAGGAAGGCCACAGCGGCCACCAGGAAGACCGCCAGGCCGGCGGGCAAAAAGGTCGCCAAAACCGCTCGGAAGGCTGCCAAATCGGCCCCAAAGGGCAGGAAAGCGGCCTCGAAGGCGGTCGGCAAGGCGAGCAAGAAGGCCGCTTCTCCGGCCAAGGGGCGGGGAGCCGGAAAGGCCAAAAAGGCGGCAAAAAAGACCGCAGGGAAGACTACCGCCAAGGCCTCGAAAAAGGTCACGAAAAAGCGAGCTAAGCGATAG
- the secY gene encoding preprotein translocase subunit SecY produces the protein MVSAAEQLAANLNFGALAKADELKKRIWFTLGALLVYRLGTYIPLPGIDPAIWEQVFKSQAGGILGMFNMFAGGGINRMAIFALNIMPYISASIIIQLLTTVSPKLEALKKEGEAGRKTLNQYTRYLTVVLATFQAYGIAIGLQGAGNVVSDPGMFFLISTTVTLTGGTMFLMWLGEQITSRGIGNGISLIILAGIVAELPSALANMLELGRQGALSTALILVVIVMAVAVIAFIVFMERAQRRLLIQYPKRQVGNKMFEGQSSHLPLKLNTSGVIPPIFASSLLLLPATVANFNAGKGPEWFQWLNTQLSHGRPLFLILYLSLIVFFAFFYTAIVFNPTETADNLKKHGGFIPGIRPGERTAEYIDYVLSRVTVLGAIYLAIVCLIPEILISYASVPFYFGGTSLLIVVSVTMDTVAQVQGYLLAHQYEGLIRKSKLRGRRR, from the coding sequence ATGGTCTCAGCAGCAGAACAACTTGCGGCAAACCTCAATTTCGGCGCTTTGGCGAAAGCCGACGAACTGAAGAAGCGCATCTGGTTCACGCTGGGTGCGCTGCTTGTTTATCGGCTCGGCACCTATATCCCGCTGCCCGGCATCGACCCCGCGATCTGGGAGCAGGTGTTCAAGTCGCAGGCCGGCGGCATTCTCGGCATGTTCAACATGTTCGCCGGCGGCGGCATCAACCGCATGGCGATCTTCGCGCTGAACATCATGCCGTACATCTCGGCATCGATCATCATCCAGCTGCTGACGACAGTATCGCCCAAGCTCGAAGCCTTGAAGAAGGAAGGCGAGGCGGGACGCAAGACGCTGAACCAGTATACCCGCTACCTCACGGTGGTTCTCGCCACGTTCCAGGCCTACGGCATCGCAATCGGACTTCAGGGCGCCGGTAACGTCGTCAGCGACCCCGGGATGTTCTTCCTGATCTCCACCACGGTCACGCTGACCGGCGGCACCATGTTTCTGATGTGGCTCGGCGAGCAGATCACCTCGCGCGGCATCGGCAACGGCATTTCGCTGATCATTCTGGCCGGCATCGTCGCCGAATTGCCTTCGGCGCTGGCCAACATGCTGGAACTGGGACGACAGGGTGCGCTGTCGACCGCCCTGATCCTGGTCGTGATCGTGATGGCGGTCGCCGTGATCGCCTTCATCGTGTTCATGGAGCGCGCGCAGCGCAGGCTTCTGATCCAGTATCCGAAGCGACAGGTCGGCAACAAGATGTTCGAGGGCCAGTCCTCGCATCTGCCGCTCAAGCTCAACACGTCAGGCGTGATCCCGCCGATCTTCGCCTCGTCGCTGTTGCTGCTGCCGGCCACCGTTGCGAATTTCAACGCCGGCAAGGGCCCGGAATGGTTCCAGTGGCTCAACACCCAGCTCAGCCACGGCCGTCCGCTGTTCCTGATTCTCTACCTGAGCCTGATCGTGTTCTTCGCATTCTTCTACACCGCGATCGTGTTCAACCCGACCGAGACCGCCGACAATCTGAAGAAGCATGGCGGCTTCATCCCGGGCATCCGGCCGGGCGAGCGCACTGCCGAATATATCGATTACGTGCTGTCGCGCGTTACCGTGCTCGGCGCGATCTATCTGGCGATCGTCTGCCTGATTCCCGAGATCCTGATTTCCTATGCTTCGGTGCCGTTCTACTTCGGCGGCACCTCGCTCCTGATCGTCGTCAGCGTGACCATGGATACGGTAGCGCAGGTGCAGGGCTATCTCCTGGCCCATCAGTATGAGGGGCTGATCAGGAAATCCAAGCTGAGGGGCCGCCGCCGCTGA
- the rplO gene encoding 50S ribosomal protein L15 yields the protein MKLSDIADNAGSRKKRMRVGRGIGSGKGKTSGRGGKGQTARSGVRIKGFEGGQMPLHRRLPKRGFNNIFRLDFAEINLDRLQEAIDAKLVDAKETVTVESLVKAGVIRRAKDGLRLLGRGELKAKLAIEVHGASKSAVAAVEKAGGTVKILAPAKKDEGEAA from the coding sequence ATGAAGCTCAGCGATATCGCCGACAATGCCGGCTCGCGCAAGAAGCGTATGCGCGTCGGCCGTGGCATCGGTTCGGGCAAGGGCAAGACTTCGGGCCGCGGCGGCAAGGGCCAGACCGCGCGTTCGGGCGTGCGCATCAAGGGCTTCGAGGGCGGCCAGATGCCGCTGCATCGCCGCCTGCCGAAGCGCGGCTTCAACAACATCTTCCGGCTCGACTTCGCCGAGATCAATCTCGACCGGCTGCAGGAAGCGATCGACGCCAAGTTGGTCGATGCCAAGGAAACCGTCACCGTCGAATCGCTGGTGAAGGCGGGCGTGATCCGTCGCGCCAAGGACGGCCTGCGGCTGCTCGGCCGCGGCGAACTCAAGGCCAAGCTCGCGATCGAGGTGCATGGCGCCTCGAAATCGGCAGTTGCGGCGGTCGAGAAGGCCGGCGGCACGGTCAAGATCCTGGCCCCGGCCAAGAAGGACGAAGGCGAGGCGGCGTAA
- the rpmD gene encoding 50S ribosomal protein L30: MAKAAKTIKVEQTGSAIRRHHSQRATLIGLKLNKIGRVTELQDTPAIRGMIAKVQHLVRIVGEK, encoded by the coding sequence ATGGCCAAGGCCGCAAAGACGATCAAGGTCGAGCAGACCGGCAGCGCAATCCGCCGCCATCACTCGCAGCGTGCGACGCTGATCGGCCTCAAGCTCAACAAGATCGGTCGTGTCACCGAGCTGCAGGACACGCCTGCGATTCGCGGCATGATCGCCAAGGTTCAACATCTCGTCCGCATCGTCGGCGAGAAGTAA
- the rpsE gene encoding 30S ribosomal protein S5, with protein MAGERERGGRERSRDREERDSEFVDKLVHINRVAKVVKGGKRFGFAALVVIGDQKGRVGFGHGKAREVPEAIRKATESAKRNLTRVALREGRTLHHDIAGRHGAGRVYLRAAPAGTGIIAGGPMRAVFETLGIQDVVAKSIGSSNPYNMVRATFDALKHQDSPRSVAARRNIKVSTLQSRRVGGDAEVVAE; from the coding sequence ATGGCAGGTGAACGCGAACGCGGCGGACGCGAACGGAGCAGGGATCGCGAAGAGCGCGACAGCGAGTTCGTCGACAAGCTCGTCCACATCAATCGCGTGGCGAAGGTCGTCAAGGGCGGCAAGCGCTTCGGCTTTGCGGCGCTGGTCGTGATCGGCGACCAGAAGGGCCGGGTCGGTTTCGGCCACGGCAAGGCGCGCGAGGTTCCCGAAGCGATCCGCAAGGCGACCGAGTCGGCCAAGCGCAACCTGACGCGCGTCGCTCTGCGCGAAGGCCGCACGCTGCATCATGACATCGCCGGCCGCCACGGCGCCGGCCGCGTCTACCTGCGCGCCGCTCCGGCCGGTACCGGCATCATCGCCGGCGGCCCGATGCGCGCGGTGTTCGAAACGCTCGGCATCCAGGACGTGGTGGCGAAGTCGATCGGCTCGTCGAATCCCTACAACATGGTTCGCGCCACCTTCGACGCGCTGAAGCATCAGGATTCGCCGCGTTCGGTGGCCGCACGCCGCAACATCAAGGTATCCACGCTGCAGTCGCGCCGCGTCGGCGGCGATGCCGAAGTGGTGGCTGAATAA
- the rplR gene encoding 50S ribosomal protein L18 has product MSLKVTNARRKQRVRNSLRRSANGRPRLSVFRSSKHIYAQVIDDLKGETLASASSLEKTMREGGNTGANIDAAKAVGKLLAERAVKNGVKEVVFDRGSYLYHGRVKALADAARESGLSF; this is encoded by the coding sequence ATGTCACTCAAGGTCACGAATGCCCGGCGCAAGCAGCGCGTGCGCAACTCGCTGCGCCGGTCCGCCAATGGACGCCCGCGTCTGTCGGTGTTCCGTTCGTCGAAACACATCTACGCCCAGGTCATCGACGACCTGAAGGGCGAAACGCTGGCTTCCGCCTCGTCGCTGGAAAAGACCATGCGCGAGGGCGGCAATACGGGCGCCAACATCGATGCGGCCAAGGCCGTCGGCAAACTGCTGGCGGAACGCGCCGTGAAGAACGGCGTCAAGGAAGTGGTGTTCGATCGCGGCAGCTATCTCTATCACGGGCGCGTCAAGGCGCTTGCGGATGCGGCCCGCGAGAGCGGCCTGAGCTTCTAA
- the rplF gene encoding 50S ribosomal protein L6, with protein sequence MSRVGKRPVPIPSGVTASVEGQTVKMKGPKGQLQFVVHDDVEVKFEDGAVKVAPKLSTNRAQAMYGTARAQVANLVEGVTKGFEKKLEITGVGYRAALQGKNLQLALGYSHDVVYAIPEGITIVVPKPTEITITGTDSQRVGQVAAEIRAYRPPEPYKGKGVKYANEFIFRKEGKKK encoded by the coding sequence ATGTCACGTGTTGGCAAACGGCCCGTTCCGATCCCGTCCGGTGTGACGGCGAGCGTCGAAGGGCAGACCGTCAAGATGAAGGGGCCGAAGGGCCAGCTTCAGTTCGTCGTGCATGACGACGTTGAAGTGAAGTTCGAGGACGGCGCGGTCAAGGTCGCACCGAAGCTTTCGACCAATCGCGCCCAGGCGATGTACGGCACGGCGCGCGCGCAGGTTGCTAACCTGGTCGAGGGCGTCACCAAGGGTTTCGAGAAGAAGCTCGAAATCACCGGCGTCGGTTACCGTGCTGCGCTGCAGGGCAAGAACCTGCAGCTCGCGCTCGGCTACAGCCACGACGTCGTCTACGCGATCCCCGAAGGCATCACCATCGTGGTGCCGAAGCCGACCGAGATCACGATCACGGGCACCGATTCCCAGCGCGTCGGCCAGGTCGCCGCGGAAATCCGCGCCTACCGCCCGCCGGAGCCCTACAAGGGCAAGGGCGTGAAGTACGCCAACGAATTCATCTTCCGCAAGGAAGGCAAGAAGAAGTAA
- the rpsH gene encoding 30S ribosomal protein S8, whose amino-acid sequence MSTHDPISDLITRIRNAQMRSKSKVSTPGSKMRASVLEVLKSEGYIRGYASVEHASGRSELEIELKYFDGEPVIREIERVSKPGRRVYASVKNLPRVNNGLGISVLSTPKGIMADHAARDANVGGEILFTVF is encoded by the coding sequence ATGTCAACGCACGATCCGATCTCCGATCTCATCACCCGCATCCGCAACGCGCAGATGCGTTCGAAGTCCAAGGTCTCGACCCCGGGCTCGAAGATGCGCGCCAGCGTGCTCGAAGTGCTGAAGTCCGAGGGTTACATCCGCGGCTACGCCAGCGTCGAACACGCTTCCGGCCGCAGCGAGCTCGAGATCGAGCTGAAGTATTTCGACGGCGAGCCCGTCATTCGCGAGATCGAGCGGGTCTCCAAGCCGGGCCGTCGCGTTTACGCCTCGGTGAAGAACCTGCCGCGGGTGAATAACGGTCTCGGTATTTCGGTGTTGTCGACGCCGAAGGGAATCATGGCTGACCACGCCGCGCGTGACGCGAATGTGGGCGGCGAAATTCTCTTCACGGTGTTCTGA
- the rpsN gene encoding 30S ribosomal protein S14, which translates to MAKKSSIEKNNRRKRMTKNAAPQRAKLKAIIADKTRPMEERFAATLKLAQMPRNSSATRIRNRCELTGRPRSNYRKNKLSRIALRELGSKGLVPGLVKSSW; encoded by the coding sequence ATGGCAAAGAAGAGTTCGATCGAGAAGAACAACCGGCGCAAGCGGATGACCAAGAACGCCGCCCCCCAGCGCGCGAAGCTGAAGGCGATCATCGCCGACAAGACCCGCCCGATGGAAGAGCGGTTCGCGGCGACGCTGAAGCTCGCCCAGATGCCGCGCAATTCGTCGGCGACGCGCATCCGCAACCGCTGCGAGCTGACCGGTCGTCCGCGCTCGAACTACCGCAAGAACAAGCTTTCCCGCATCGCGCTGCGTGAACTCGGCTCCAAGGGCCTGGTTCCCGGGCTCGTGAAGTCGAGCTGGTAA
- the rplE gene encoding 50S ribosomal protein L5, whose amino-acid sequence MADTAYVPRLRAQFDKEIRGKLTEQFGYANVMQVPRLDKVVLNMGVGDAVNDRKKAETAAGELTQIAGQKAIVTYSRVAIATFKLRENQPIGCKVTLRKAKMYEFIDRLVNVALPRVRDFRGLNPKSFDGRGNYSLGLKEHIIFPEIDFDKVSEARGMDITVCTTAKTDDEARALLTAFNFPFRQ is encoded by the coding sequence ATGGCTGATACCGCTTATGTGCCGCGCCTGCGCGCGCAGTTCGACAAGGAAATTCGCGGCAAGCTGACCGAACAGTTCGGCTATGCCAACGTCATGCAGGTGCCGCGGCTGGACAAGGTCGTGCTCAACATGGGCGTCGGCGACGCCGTCAACGACCGCAAGAAGGCCGAGACCGCGGCTGGCGAACTGACGCAGATCGCGGGCCAGAAGGCGATCGTGACCTATTCGCGCGTTGCGATCGCGACCTTCAAGCTGCGTGAAAACCAGCCGATCGGCTGCAAGGTCACGCTGCGCAAGGCCAAGATGTATGAATTCATCGATCGCCTGGTGAACGTGGCGCTGCCGCGCGTGCGCGACTTCCGTGGCCTCAATCCGAAGAGCTTCGATGGTCGCGGCAATTACTCGCTCGGCCTCAAGGAGCACATCATTTTCCCCGAAATCGATTTCGACAAGGTTTCGGAAGCCCGCGGCATGGACATCACGGTCTGCACCACGGCGAAGACCGACGACGAGGCGCGTGCCTTGTTGACCGCATTCAATTTCCCGTTCCGGCAGTGA
- the rplX gene encoding 50S ribosomal protein L24: MAAKIRKGDKVIVLNGRDKGRTGEVFEVRPAENKALVRGVNMVKRHQKQTQNQEGGIISKESPIHLSNVAYVGKDGKPTRVGFKIQADGKKVRIAKSSGAEIDG; encoded by the coding sequence ATGGCTGCCAAGATCCGGAAAGGTGACAAGGTCATCGTGCTGAACGGCCGCGACAAGGGCCGCACCGGCGAAGTATTCGAGGTCCGCCCCGCCGAGAACAAGGCGCTGGTGCGCGGCGTCAACATGGTGAAGCGTCACCAGAAGCAGACCCAGAACCAGGAAGGCGGCATCATCTCCAAGGAGTCGCCGATCCACCTGTCCAACGTCGCCTATGTCGGCAAGGACGGCAAGCCGACCCGCGTAGGCTTCAAGATTCAGGCTGATGGCAAGAAGGTACGCATTGCCAAGAGCTCGGGAGCAGAGATCGATGGCTGA
- the rplN gene encoding 50S ribosomal protein L14, whose translation MIQMQTNLDVADNSGARRVMCIKVLGGSKRRYATVGDVIVVSIKEAIPRGKVKKGDVMKAVVVRVRKDIRRADGSVIRFDRNAAVLINNQSEPVGTRIFGPVPRELRAKNHMKIISLAPEVL comes from the coding sequence ATGATTCAGATGCAGACCAACCTCGACGTGGCCGATAATTCAGGCGCACGCCGTGTCATGTGCATCAAGGTGCTGGGGGGCTCCAAGCGCCGCTATGCCACCGTGGGCGACGTTATCGTCGTGTCGATCAAGGAAGCGATTCCGCGCGGCAAGGTGAAAAAGGGCGACGTGATGAAGGCCGTCGTGGTCCGGGTCCGCAAGGACATCCGCCGCGCCGACGGCTCGGTCATCCGCTTCGACCGCAACGCCGCCGTGTTGATCAACAACCAGTCGGAGCCGGTCGGCACCCGTATCTTCGGGCCCGTGCCGCGCGAGCTGCGCGCCAAGAACCACATGAAAATCATCTCGCTTGCGCCGGAGGTGCTGTGA
- the rpsQ gene encoding 30S ribosomal protein S17 codes for MPKRTLQGVVVSDKQTKTVVVRVDRRFTHPIYKKTIRRSKNYHAHDENSEFKPGDMVWIEESKPISKLKRWTVVRGEQKKTA; via the coding sequence ATGCCGAAACGAACCCTTCAGGGCGTGGTCGTGAGCGACAAGCAAACCAAGACGGTGGTGGTGCGCGTCGATCGCCGCTTCACCCATCCGATCTACAAGAAGACGATCCGCCGCTCCAAGAACTATCACGCGCACGACGAGAACAGCGAGTTCAAGCCGGGCGACATGGTTTGGATCGAGGAGAGCAAGCCGATCTCCAAGTTGAAGCGCTGGACTGTGGTCCGGGGCGAGCAGAAGAAAACCGCCTGA